Genomic DNA from Streptomyces sp. AM 2-1-1:
GCCGAGCGAGGCTGCGGTCGGGCTCAGCTCGCCCCGTTCCACCCGCGACAGGGTGGACCTGCTCAGGCCGGTCAGGCCGGAGAGCTCGTCCAGGGACCAGCCGCGCTCGGCGCGGAGCCCCGCGAGCCGGGCGGCCAGTCGGCTGTCGGCGGTCTCCGCCTCCTCGTCCTCTCTCATATCTGGGATCATATCCCGCGCGCGGGACGCCTCAGCCCCGGATCCCGACAGCCGCCCGGCGTCCGTGTGCCGATCGGGTGGGGGCGTGCCAGGCTGGATGTAAAGAATCCGTAGGGCCCGCCGCTCGGGCCGCTCAGGGGCTTCGGTACGTCAAGGAGGCCGGCCATGGCCAGAAGCACCCGGCAGACGACCGCGTTCCAGTCCGGAGGGACCGCGTTCGCGGGCGTTCTGATGATCTTCGGTGGCGTGATGGCCCTCTTCGAGGGCCTCTCCGCCATCGCCGAGGACGACGTGTTCGTCACCACCCGCAACTACATCTTCCAGTGGGACCTCACGGGCTGGGGCTGGGTCCACCTCATCCTCGGCATCGTCCTCATCCTCGCCGGATGCGCGCTGTTCACCGGCGCGTTGTGGGCCCGGGTCGTCGGTGTGGTGCTGGCAGGTCTGGGCGCGGTCGCCAACTTCCTCTGGCTGCCGTACTACCCGTTCTGGTCGATCATCCTGATCGCCATCAACGTCTTCATCATCTGGGCCCTGTGCGCCCGTCCGGACCATCACCGGGCCACCACCTGAGCCGGCCGTCACGCGGAGCGCGTCCCACCGGGCCGTCGGGGCCCGGTGGGACGTGCTCCGCGTGACGGCGCCGGGGAACGGAACGGCTCACCGGGCTCCTCAGGCGCTTCCTGACGGCGGCGCCGGGGCGTGGCGGGCTCTCCTGGCTCCCCCGGAGCACGAGGCGCTGGAGCCTCCCCACCGATGATCCCCGGGGATCCCCGGAACCGTCGGACCCGGCACGTCCGAGGCGGCCGCAATTGCGTACGTGCCCTCAGGCGGCCCCGTCCGGGCCGCCCCGCCGCCGGGCGACCCGCCTCCAGATCGCCCGCTGGCATCGCAGGGACCCCGTCCCGACGAGGATCAGCACCACGACGTTCACCAGGAGCTGCACCAGTGAGCCCCACGCCTCCTGCCAGCTGGTGAAGGCGACGGAGACCGCGACGGCGGCGGCCGCCGGAATGGTGGTGACCGAGATGAACACCCCCAGCAACGCGCTCGTCCGCGCCTCGGTGAGCGAGACGATGCCGACGACCCCCGCCAGCGTCGCCACTGCCACGGAGAAGAAGTTGGGCGTGTTGATCAGGTCGGACACCGGACGCAGCCCCGCGTCGAACGCGGCCGACTGGAGGCCGAAAGCCCGGATGAGCAGGCTGAAGAGGAAGGTGACCACCACCGCCAGCAGCATGCCGCCGCCCAGCGCCCGCAGCCCGCGCCGGACGGTGGGTCGGTCGCGCCGGTCGATACCCAGGGCGACGCTGACGATCGCCCCGTACTCGGGACCGACGACCATGGCCGCCACGATCAGGATCTGCGAATTGGTGACGATGCCGACCGAGCCGATCAGCCCGGCGACGACCAGGTAGAGGTAGAAGCTCGGCGGATACCGGCCCTCCGACCGGATGCGCGCCTCGACCTGCTCCCACACGGGCGCCACGGCGAGCAGCCCGGACTCCTGCCGTCCGTCCTCCTCGGCCCGCCCGAAGAACGCCATGTCCACCGGCTCGACGACGAGGGAGCCGCGCTCGTCGAGGCGGGCGTCCCGCAGTCCTCGGATCACCTCGTTGGCCCCGCGCGTCAGCACGTCGCAGGCGATCGCGTCGCCGTCCGGATTCCGGGCGGCGCCGGGCTGCACGATCAGGTTGAGCACACAGGGATCGGCGCCGAGCAGCTCCACGACCCGGTCGGTCAG
This window encodes:
- a CDS encoding DUF389 domain-containing protein; this translates as MDMIHVRAVSPPDLTDRVVELLGADPCVLNLIVQPGAARNPDGDAIACDVLTRGANEVIRGLRDARLDERGSLVVEPVDMAFFGRAEEDGRQESGLLAVAPVWEQVEARIRSEGRYPPSFYLYLVVAGLIGSVGIVTNSQILIVAAMVVGPEYGAIVSVALGIDRRDRPTVRRGLRALGGGMLLAVVVTFLFSLLIRAFGLQSAAFDAGLRPVSDLINTPNFFSVAVATLAGVVGIVSLTEARTSALLGVFISVTTIPAAAAVAVSVAFTSWQEAWGSLVQLLVNVVVLILVGTGSLRCQRAIWRRVARRRGGPDGAA